From Chloroflexaceae bacterium:
AGGGCGGCGACGGCGGCGCGCGTCATAGCGTGCATCAGCACGTGGGCGGGATGGCCGTATTCGCCGTTGCTGCCGTGAGTCAGCACAACATCCGGCCTGAACTGCTGGATGCAGTTGACGATTTGCCCGGCCAGCATCACCGGGTTGTGCTCAGGCGCGGAGAGCGTCCCGTCCGGTCCGATGGGCGGGTCTATATAGCCAAGAAAGGTCAGGCTCTTGCCGCCGAGCGCTTGCACCGCGCACACCAGTTCCTGCTCCCGCACCGCGCCCAGTTGCTCGCGGGTAGTCAGCGGCGGCTCGCCCAGTTCGCCGCCCTCGCCGCGCGTCAGGCAGACGACGTGCACCGCCACCCCGCGCGCGCTGAGCAGGGCCAGCGTCCCACCGCACAGGATGGTTTCATCATCAGGGTGAGCGACCAGACAAAGGAGAGAAGGCATCTTGGATTTTGGATTTTGGATTTTGGATTTTGGATTGCGGATTGCCAATCCAAAATCCATAATCGAGTCCACTGTAAAAAGGATGTTTCACCGCTGAGATCGCAAAGCACGCGGAGAAATAATTTAGAAGAACTCTGCATCTCCGCGGCGCGTTTCTTCAGTGCACTCATTGATGAATCGAAGGATAACCGAAAACTATTGAGCAAAGATTTCCGCCAACCCTCTCCGATGCCGACGTAGGATGGCAGCCACTTCTTCGCGCGTCGGGGCGGCTAGCGCCGTGCCGATCTTC
This genomic window contains:
- a CDS encoding PIG-L family deacetylase, whose product is MPSLLCLVAHPDDETILCGGTLALLSARGVAVHVVCLTRGEGGELGEPPLTTREQLGAVREQELVCAVQALGGKSLTFLGYIDPPIGPDGTLSAPEHNPVMLAGQIVNCIQQFRPDVVLTHGSNGEYGHPAHVLMHAMTRAAVAAL